One window from the genome of Spirosoma rhododendri encodes:
- a CDS encoding class I SAM-dependent methyltransferase, translating to MSTTERFRPPSHVAPDGLKSKALFFLRRVLDFQFNTIFSTLQRAMPQYSGTVIDIGCGNCPFEHLVDTNKARYIGIDVADAQKWDYTNSKIVTYDGKNIPFAAASVDHLICTEVLEHVPEPHDLIADMYRVLKPGGTGIITIPWSARFHYKPYDYHRYTPSTLEALFNQFASVRVQNRGTDINAIVNKSIVLYFGNVSTLTESVLWLPVKVLLLLVFAPVIGLLVLWGHLALAFGWGSSDDPLGYTIWLQK from the coding sequence ATGTCCACCACAGAACGCTTCAGACCACCCTCCCATGTTGCCCCCGACGGCTTAAAAAGTAAAGCACTCTTTTTCCTGCGTCGGGTACTTGACTTTCAGTTCAACACAATTTTTTCTACGCTACAGCGCGCCATGCCGCAGTACAGCGGAACCGTCATTGATATCGGCTGTGGAAACTGTCCGTTTGAACACCTGGTCGACACTAACAAGGCGCGATACATTGGTATCGACGTCGCTGATGCACAGAAATGGGACTATACCAATAGCAAAATCGTGACTTATGACGGAAAAAATATTCCCTTTGCCGCTGCATCCGTCGATCATCTGATCTGCACGGAGGTACTGGAACATGTACCAGAACCGCACGACCTGATTGCCGACATGTATCGGGTACTGAAGCCTGGCGGCACGGGTATTATTACCATACCCTGGTCGGCTCGTTTCCATTACAAGCCATATGATTACCACCGGTACACGCCATCTACGCTGGAAGCGTTATTTAACCAGTTCGCCAGTGTTCGCGTTCAGAATCGGGGAACCGACATCAATGCCATCGTTAACAAAAGCATTGTACTGTATTTCGGTAACGTGTCGACCCTGACCGAGTCAGTGCTCTGGCTTCCAGTCAAGGTGTTATTACTACTTGTGTTTGCTCCCGTAATTGGGTTACTGGTACTCTGGGGTCATTTAGCCCTCGCCTTTGGCTGGGGATCATCAGACGACCCGCTGGGCTACACGATATGGCTTCAGAAGTGA
- a CDS encoding hybrid sensor histidine kinase/response regulator gives MDTPLANHIQFHTRLVDCLRWLILYSLLLLTGTATAQTATRRFTYLTTDQGLSQNNVTSIVRDRQGFMWFGTRDGLNKYDGYNCIVYRHDPKNPTSIGHNYVQTLFIDRQGRLWIGTDEGGLSLFDARTERFTNYQRIAGDRNSFASNQILSVVQDKEGYLWVGTGRGGFSRFHHDRHTFTTYTYNAADSTSLSDPTVHSLCFDRSGILWIGTPKGLDRFEPATGRFTHYRHNQADPSSLSADNVNVVYLDSRGQLWVGTEGGGLDRVESGQKGFVHYRKAAGTTRQLSHLDVISLTEDQQHNLWIGTRNGGITVRSPNDTFSYFPYDENQPGGLNNGSIYSMYQDPTGLMWIGTYSGGVNRLITDRPKFVLYRNNPNKLDQLSNNNVLSILEDKAGNVWIGTDGGGINLLAKGATAFKSYQHQNTPQSVGSNYVLAIAEDSKGRIWTGNYKGGLSRYDPVTNRFVTDPALAQLSVSSILETPDGTLWLGTFDNLLIGYDPETKTATRIPFEAAIITDLDRFNNGQFWVTTETYGLYAFTPGKGITAHYLNSKRNPHSLSSNMINVLFQDSKKRIWIGTSSGLNLFDVAHQSFMSYGIKDGLPNEVIQSIQEDKQGNLWMSTNKGLSIFNPQTKSVRNFDRSDGLQSSSFNRRSSAQTARGQLFFGGLRGMNSFYPDSIRYNRFVPPVYNTSLQIFNKPVDVRDTNSVLQEAITQTHDLTLSYQQSVLTFGYSALNYMQSAKNQYAYKLEGFNADWVQAGTERTATYTNLNPGDYVFRVRASNNDGVWNNRGTFINLHIIPPYWQTWWFRSLVLIGLLLLLYGIYRLRIRSIRRQQVALRQQVDERTREVTSQQQVLVEQADRLTLLNDQLQQQARQEQQARQEADQANQAKSEFLATMSHEIRTPMNGVIGMTALLSDTALSEEQRDYTDTIRNCSESLMGIINDILDFSKIESGHMELAVHEVDLRACIEDVLDVCASKTSQPYLNLLYHIDPEVPLYLLGDGLRLRQVLMNLVGNAVKFTQQGEVIVGVKLAEQTAGQPRQLAFSVRDTGIGIPDSKLDRLFRAFSQVDSSHTRQYGGTGLGLVISQRLVELMGGRIDMQSEVGKGTTFSFTITYQPSQLVHPPAEPLTLPADLSVLYVDDSATSRLMAKACFDSHKIVNHVADSARQALDILAAGHSFSLLVIDRHMPNMDGIELARQIRTQYGSIPTLLLTAKGDDRSQIPVDQFAAILARPVRRQLLEQSLLKLLEMPRTVVAPQPVPAIFTADFATDCPLRILIAEDNPINEKMLVKALGKLGYSVGVARTGREALDSSPENYDLILMDMQMPEMDGLEATRLIRQQSIRQPWIVALTANALQENQQQCFDAGMDAFLTKPPRFEELKTILRQACSAMTAKP, from the coding sequence ATGGATACGCCGTTAGCCAATCACATACAGTTCCATACCAGGCTGGTCGACTGTTTACGGTGGCTGATTCTGTATTCGCTGCTTTTACTAACAGGTACTGCCACTGCACAGACCGCTACCCGGCGCTTTACCTACCTGACCACCGATCAGGGACTATCCCAGAACAACGTTACCAGTATCGTCCGCGACCGGCAGGGTTTTATGTGGTTCGGCACCCGCGACGGCCTGAACAAATACGATGGGTACAACTGCATCGTTTATCGGCACGACCCAAAAAATCCGACCAGTATTGGCCACAACTACGTACAAACACTGTTTATCGACCGGCAGGGGCGGCTCTGGATCGGCACCGACGAAGGTGGGCTGAGTTTATTCGATGCCCGCACGGAGCGGTTCACCAATTACCAGCGTATCGCCGGTGACCGTAACAGCTTCGCCAGCAACCAGATTCTGTCTGTCGTACAGGATAAAGAAGGTTACCTGTGGGTAGGCACCGGGCGGGGCGGATTCAGCCGTTTTCACCACGACAGGCACACCTTCACTACGTACACCTACAATGCTGCCGACTCAACCAGCCTCAGCGACCCGACCGTACATTCCCTCTGCTTCGACCGAAGCGGCATATTATGGATCGGTACCCCTAAAGGACTCGATCGTTTTGAGCCAGCTACCGGCCGGTTTACTCATTACCGACACAATCAGGCCGATCCGTCGTCGCTCAGCGCCGATAATGTCAATGTGGTTTATCTGGACAGTCGGGGACAGTTGTGGGTCGGCACCGAAGGGGGCGGGCTCGATCGCGTCGAATCCGGGCAGAAGGGCTTCGTTCATTACCGAAAAGCGGCTGGCACGACCCGACAACTCAGCCATCTGGACGTTATTTCCCTGACCGAAGATCAGCAACATAACCTGTGGATCGGCACGCGCAATGGCGGTATCACGGTTCGATCGCCCAACGACACCTTTTCCTACTTTCCGTACGACGAGAACCAACCGGGCGGACTTAACAACGGCTCGATCTACAGCATGTATCAGGACCCCACCGGGCTGATGTGGATTGGTACGTATTCCGGTGGCGTCAATCGGCTGATAACGGATCGGCCCAAGTTTGTCCTGTACCGCAATAACCCCAATAAACTCGATCAGCTGAGTAACAACAACGTACTGAGCATCCTGGAAGACAAAGCCGGAAACGTGTGGATCGGCACTGATGGTGGCGGCATCAATTTACTGGCGAAAGGGGCAACGGCGTTCAAATCGTACCAGCACCAGAACACACCGCAGAGCGTCGGCAGCAACTACGTACTCGCCATTGCTGAAGATTCAAAAGGGCGCATCTGGACCGGCAACTACAAGGGTGGCCTGAGCCGGTACGACCCGGTCACCAACCGCTTCGTTACCGACCCTGCACTGGCGCAGCTCAGCGTCAGTTCCATTCTGGAAACGCCCGACGGCACGCTTTGGCTGGGTACGTTCGACAACCTCCTCATCGGCTATGACCCAGAAACGAAGACGGCAACCCGAATTCCGTTTGAGGCTGCGATTATCACGGATCTGGACAGGTTTAACAACGGTCAGTTCTGGGTCACCACGGAAACGTATGGTCTGTATGCGTTTACGCCGGGCAAGGGCATTACGGCTCACTACCTCAACAGCAAGCGGAACCCGCACAGTCTGAGCAGTAACATGATCAACGTGCTGTTCCAGGATTCGAAAAAACGGATCTGGATCGGTACGAGTAGTGGCCTCAATCTGTTCGATGTGGCTCACCAGTCGTTTATGTCATACGGGATAAAGGACGGCCTGCCGAACGAAGTTATTCAAAGCATTCAGGAAGACAAACAGGGCAATCTGTGGATGAGCACCAATAAAGGACTGAGCATCTTCAACCCGCAGACAAAGTCGGTTCGTAATTTCGACCGGAGCGACGGCCTGCAAAGCTCATCGTTCAACAGGCGTTCATCCGCCCAGACTGCCAGAGGACAATTATTTTTCGGCGGTCTTCGGGGTATGAACAGCTTTTACCCCGACAGTATTCGGTACAATCGATTCGTACCGCCCGTTTACAACACCAGCCTACAGATTTTTAATAAGCCCGTCGACGTCCGGGATACCAACTCGGTACTGCAAGAAGCCATCACCCAGACGCACGATCTCACCCTCTCCTACCAGCAGTCTGTCCTGACGTTTGGTTACTCGGCCCTCAACTACATGCAGTCGGCCAAGAATCAGTACGCCTACAAGCTGGAAGGTTTTAACGCCGATTGGGTGCAGGCCGGTACCGAACGCACGGCCACCTATACCAACCTGAATCCGGGCGACTACGTGTTTCGGGTCAGAGCGTCTAATAATGACGGCGTCTGGAACAACCGGGGTACGTTTATCAACCTGCACATCATTCCCCCCTACTGGCAAACGTGGTGGTTTCGATCACTGGTGCTGATCGGGTTGCTACTGTTGCTGTACGGCATCTACCGGCTGCGCATTCGGTCGATTAGGCGGCAGCAGGTTGCGCTCCGGCAGCAGGTTGACGAACGGACGCGGGAAGTGACCAGTCAGCAGCAGGTACTGGTCGAGCAGGCGGACCGGCTGACGCTCCTCAACGACCAGCTTCAGCAGCAGGCCCGGCAGGAACAGCAGGCCCGGCAGGAAGCCGACCAGGCCAACCAGGCGAAAAGCGAATTTCTGGCGACCATGAGCCACGAAATCCGTACGCCCATGAACGGGGTAATCGGCATGACGGCTTTACTGTCCGACACAGCTCTCTCCGAGGAGCAACGCGATTATACCGACACGATCCGGAATTGCAGCGAAAGCCTGATGGGCATCATCAACGATATTCTGGATTTCTCCAAGATCGAATCGGGGCACATGGAACTGGCCGTGCACGAAGTCGATCTGCGGGCCTGTATCGAGGATGTGCTGGATGTATGCGCCAGTAAAACCAGTCAGCCTTACCTGAATCTGCTGTACCACATCGATCCGGAAGTACCGCTTTACCTGCTGGGCGATGGATTGCGGCTGCGCCAGGTGCTGATGAATCTGGTTGGCAATGCGGTTAAGTTTACGCAGCAGGGCGAGGTGATCGTCGGGGTGAAACTGGCGGAACAAACGGCCGGTCAGCCCCGGCAACTGGCTTTTTCCGTGCGCGACACCGGCATCGGTATCCCGGACAGTAAGCTCGACCGGCTGTTTCGGGCTTTTTCACAGGTCGATTCGTCGCATACCCGTCAGTACGGCGGTACGGGGCTGGGGCTGGTGATCAGCCAGCGTCTGGTTGAGCTGATGGGCGGCCGTATCGATATGCAGAGCGAAGTGGGCAAAGGCACCACCTTTTCCTTCACCATTACCTATCAGCCAAGTCAGCTGGTCCACCCGCCCGCTGAACCGCTTACCCTGCCAGCCGACCTGTCAGTGCTGTATGTCGACGATAGTGCAACCAGCCGGCTCATGGCTAAAGCCTGTTTTGACAGCCACAAGATAGTGAACCACGTAGCCGATTCTGCCCGGCAGGCGCTCGACATCCTGGCTGCCGGCCACTCGTTTTCTCTGCTGGTAATTGACCGGCACATGCCTAACATGGATGGTATCGAACTGGCCCGGCAGATCCGGACGCAATACGGCAGCATACCAACCCTGTTGCTCACGGCGAAAGGCGACGATCGATCCCAGATCCCGGTCGACCAGTTTGCGGCTATTCTGGCCCGACCCGTACGCAGACAGTTGCTGGAACAGTCGCTGCTGAAACTGCTTGAGATGCCGAGGACAGTTGTAGCCCCACAGCCTGTCCCGGCGATATTTACCGCCGATTTCGCGACCGATTGCCCTCTACGGATTCTGATCGCGGAGGATAACCC
- a CDS encoding transketolase translates to MQATEALTETRQLQGQLRLNILEMYNRAHAGHIGCSLSCVDLMIATLILRKRPQDTFLLSKGHAAAALYICLHHLGELTDDDLATFYQNDTTLPAHPAPNKHKGIPFATGSLGHGLPIGTGIAQAGKMLGDDSRVFVLMSDGETNEGTTWEAAYFAIQNQLDNLIILVDKNGLQGFNATANVLGDTADVAVWSAMGFDVMEADGHNIDELTAVIDELTARPNGKPKLIVAKTVKGRGVSYMENRLEWHYLPMKAEQYDQAQADVRERYF, encoded by the coding sequence AGCTACAGAAGCACTGACCGAAACCCGCCAATTACAGGGTCAGCTCCGGCTGAACATTCTGGAAATGTATAACCGGGCACATGCCGGTCACATAGGCTGCTCGCTAAGCTGCGTCGACCTTATGATAGCTACGCTGATCCTGCGGAAGCGGCCTCAGGATACGTTTCTGCTATCGAAAGGACACGCGGCTGCGGCCCTGTACATTTGCCTGCATCACCTCGGCGAACTGACCGACGACGATCTGGCTACGTTTTATCAGAACGACACCACCCTGCCCGCCCATCCGGCCCCCAACAAGCACAAAGGCATTCCGTTTGCCACGGGATCGCTCGGGCACGGCCTGCCCATTGGCACTGGTATTGCCCAGGCGGGTAAGATGCTGGGCGACGATTCGCGGGTGTTCGTGCTTATGTCTGACGGGGAAACCAACGAAGGTACCACCTGGGAGGCCGCTTACTTCGCGATTCAGAATCAGCTCGATAACCTGATCATTCTGGTCGACAAAAATGGACTACAGGGGTTCAACGCCACAGCTAATGTGCTGGGCGACACGGCCGATGTAGCAGTGTGGTCGGCGATGGGCTTCGACGTGATGGAAGCTGACGGCCACAACATTGACGAACTGACAGCGGTCATCGATGAGCTGACGGCCCGCCCCAACGGCAAGCCCAAACTGATCGTAGCCAAAACCGTGAAAGGCCGTGGTGTATCATACATGGAAAACCGGCTGGAATGGCACTACCTGCCCATGAAAGCGGAGCAGTACGACCAGGCCCAGGCCGACGTCAGAGAACGGTATTTCTGA
- a CDS encoding NAD-dependent epimerase/dehydratase family protein, whose protein sequence is MNQTTTLADSIGQLNGPIVIFGASGFIGANLFEQLFRVRKDVFALTHDATKAWRLKLLDVPAENIIHCDILSDTSIKDVFGKIHPRTVFNLAAYGAYSKQKNVGLTYETNVLGTVNILENCTESMVYIHAGSSSEYGFNCTAPKETDPVEPNSHYAVSKVSAAYTLEYYARLRGLNTLNLRLYSIYGGWEEPDRLIPRLVEEARQHSLPPLVSPDISRDFVYVDDCVGAFVQAALRVNPAIRGRSYNIATGQKTTMRELVEAARQAFGVTKEPVWGSMGNRAWDLADWYGDPAAAEADLGWKATTSLSDGLRQTANWQTSHQYTERVIPAFQTPTLNPVISPIIACYKDAQAIPYMYERLVKTFNEMKVRYEIIFVNDNSPDNTDEVLNEICAKDPNVIAIKHSRNFGSQSAFLSGMEISTGDAVVLMDGDLQDPPEIIPKFYEKWQQGFDVTYGVRVQREMAPHVHFFYKQFYRLFRKTAYINIPVDAGDFSMIDRKVVRELVNLPETEQFLRGLRAWVGFRQTGVDYVRPERMFGVSTNNWTKNIWWAKKAIFSFSFAPLELMTYSGFVLTGLSFIAALAQIIGRILNPDIPHGIPTIIVLTLFFGGINLLGLSFLGEYISKIFEETKKRPKFIRTMVRKGRQVYTTSAEINTLVQQRSNK, encoded by the coding sequence ATGAATCAAACGACTACGCTCGCTGACTCGATCGGTCAACTTAACGGCCCCATCGTCATTTTCGGGGCCAGCGGCTTTATAGGCGCCAACCTGTTCGAACAACTGTTCCGCGTTCGCAAGGACGTTTTCGCGCTCACGCACGACGCTACCAAAGCCTGGCGGCTTAAGCTGCTCGACGTACCCGCCGAAAACATTATTCACTGCGATATTCTGTCTGATACGTCGATCAAGGATGTGTTCGGCAAAATTCATCCCCGGACGGTATTTAACCTGGCCGCCTATGGCGCTTACAGTAAGCAGAAAAACGTTGGGCTGACCTACGAGACCAACGTGCTCGGCACGGTCAATATCCTGGAAAACTGCACCGAGAGCATGGTGTATATCCACGCGGGTAGTAGTTCGGAATATGGTTTCAACTGCACGGCGCCCAAAGAAACCGACCCCGTTGAGCCCAACAGCCATTACGCCGTCTCGAAAGTGTCGGCGGCTTATACCCTTGAATATTACGCCCGGCTGCGTGGGCTGAATACGCTCAACCTGCGGCTGTATTCCATCTACGGCGGCTGGGAAGAACCCGACCGGCTGATTCCCCGGCTGGTGGAAGAAGCCCGTCAGCACAGCCTGCCCCCGCTGGTTTCGCCCGATATCAGCCGCGATTTTGTGTACGTCGACGATTGCGTTGGGGCGTTTGTGCAGGCCGCGCTGCGCGTCAACCCCGCGATTCGGGGGCGGTCATACAACATTGCAACGGGCCAGAAAACGACCATGCGCGAACTGGTCGAAGCGGCCCGGCAAGCGTTCGGCGTTACGAAGGAGCCGGTTTGGGGCAGCATGGGCAACCGCGCCTGGGACCTCGCCGACTGGTACGGCGACCCGGCAGCGGCCGAAGCCGATCTGGGCTGGAAAGCCACCACGTCGCTGAGCGATGGCCTGCGGCAAACCGCCAACTGGCAAACATCGCACCAGTATACCGAGCGCGTCATTCCCGCGTTCCAGACGCCCACGCTCAACCCCGTCATCTCGCCCATCATCGCCTGTTACAAGGATGCGCAGGCCATTCCGTACATGTACGAGCGGCTGGTGAAAACCTTCAACGAGATGAAGGTGCGGTACGAAATCATCTTCGTCAATGACAACTCGCCCGACAATACCGACGAGGTGCTGAACGAAATCTGCGCCAAAGACCCCAACGTAATCGCCATCAAGCACTCGCGCAACTTCGGCTCGCAGTCGGCTTTTTTGAGCGGCATGGAAATTTCGACCGGCGACGCTGTGGTGCTGATGGACGGCGACTTGCAGGACCCGCCCGAAATCATTCCGAAGTTCTACGAAAAGTGGCAGCAGGGTTTCGACGTCACCTACGGCGTACGCGTACAGCGGGAAATGGCTCCGCACGTCCACTTCTTTTACAAGCAGTTTTACCGCCTGTTCCGCAAAACGGCGTACATCAACATCCCGGTCGACGCGGGCGATTTTTCGATGATCGATCGGAAGGTAGTGCGCGAACTGGTGAACCTGCCCGAAACTGAACAGTTTCTGCGGGGGCTGCGGGCCTGGGTTGGTTTCCGGCAAACCGGCGTCGACTACGTCCGGCCCGAGCGAATGTTCGGCGTCTCGACCAACAACTGGACGAAGAACATCTGGTGGGCGAAAAAAGCCATTTTCTCGTTCAGCTTCGCCCCGCTCGAACTGATGACCTATAGCGGTTTTGTGCTAACTGGGTTGTCGTTCATAGCCGCCTTAGCGCAGATCATCGGTCGCATTCTAAACCCCGACATTCCGCACGGCATACCCACGATCATCGTACTTACCTTGTTTTTTGGTGGAATCAACCTGCTTGGCCTCTCCTTCCTGGGCGAGTACATCAGCAAGATCTTCGAGGAAACGAAGAAACGTCCCAAATTCATTCGAACGATGGTACGGAAAGGGAGACAGGTGTATACAACATCGGCAGAAATCAATACATTGGTGCAGCAAAGAAGCAACAAATGA
- a CDS encoding acyltransferase family protein, with product MTAQQTTTRPVLNHLRQLDGIRFVAVGLVLFDHWMAGRVELPLGALGVTIFFVLSGFLITRILLSSKDKLSRQPNGGLGKYLSVFYIRRTLRIFPVYYLTLIVLFLINEPPVRRTFAWLALYATNLYMAYHTSWMGTVDHLWSLAVEEQVYLFFPLLLFFVPRRWVPLTAGLMIVGAVAMRYYLYANRYPWFIGYVTMPACLDSFGLGAIMAYWWLYQRDRFTAVFSSTIWIWVSIALLVVVAVSTKLLPAIPDVTGLPGHHNVMSDVWERLVSSLIGFFLIGHAVIGFGGLMKWLLENPVSQYMGRISYGLYLYHNFVFNVYHTQPTHFTVRAWRRITDVLPFLNSSYVFSFCFYLALTIVIATLSWYLIEKPINNLKDRYTV from the coding sequence ATGACAGCACAACAAACCACCACCCGCCCCGTATTGAACCACCTTCGTCAGCTCGACGGTATCCGGTTTGTGGCCGTGGGGCTGGTGCTGTTCGATCACTGGATGGCCGGGCGGGTCGAACTGCCGCTGGGGGCGCTGGGTGTAACGATCTTCTTCGTGCTCAGTGGCTTTCTGATTACGCGCATCCTGCTGTCGAGCAAAGACAAGCTGAGTCGGCAGCCAAACGGTGGCCTGGGTAAGTACCTGAGCGTCTTTTACATTCGCCGGACGCTGCGCATTTTTCCGGTCTATTACCTGACGCTCATCGTTCTGTTTCTGATTAACGAGCCCCCCGTTCGCCGGACGTTTGCGTGGCTGGCCCTCTACGCGACGAACCTGTACATGGCCTACCACACCAGCTGGATGGGCACCGTCGATCACCTGTGGTCGCTGGCGGTTGAGGAGCAGGTATACCTGTTTTTCCCACTACTGCTGTTTTTCGTGCCGCGCCGGTGGGTACCGCTCACGGCTGGGCTGATGATCGTCGGGGCCGTGGCCATGCGGTATTACCTGTACGCCAACCGATACCCGTGGTTTATCGGCTACGTAACCATGCCTGCCTGTCTGGATTCGTTTGGGCTGGGGGCCATTATGGCGTACTGGTGGCTGTATCAGCGCGACCGCTTCACGGCCGTTTTCAGCAGTACGATCTGGATATGGGTCAGCATTGCGCTGCTGGTTGTCGTGGCCGTTTCGACCAAACTGCTACCCGCTATCCCCGACGTAACGGGCCTGCCGGGTCATCATAACGTCATGTCTGACGTGTGGGAGCGGCTGGTTTCGTCGCTGATTGGTTTTTTCCTGATTGGCCATGCCGTTATCGGCTTCGGTGGCTTGATGAAGTGGCTGCTGGAAAACCCGGTTAGTCAGTATATGGGCCGCATCAGTTATGGGCTGTACCTCTACCACAATTTTGTGTTCAACGTCTACCACACGCAACCGACGCATTTCACGGTCCGGGCCTGGCGACGCATCACCGACGTACTGCCCTTTCTGAATAGCTCGTACGTATTCTCGTTCTGTTTTTATCTGGCTCTCACCATCGTAATTGCCACGCTCTCGTGGTATCTGATCGAAAAGCCGATCAACAATCTCAAAGACCGGTACACCGTTTAA
- a CDS encoding transketolase family protein: MRNEFAAAIERIGREDEKIVFLTGDLGYNALESVASALGPRFINAGVAEQNMVGMAAGLAYRGYKVFCYSIAPFAVYRCLEQFRNDACLHNMPVFIVGNGGGYGYGIMGSTHHAIEDLACLSGLQNVKTYIPAFADEVPSMLDQIVAEAGPAYLRLGVGPKTPDGAEISGTFKHVVHSTESKGTIVSLGPVTANVMTALQDKSLAGQFDVFTAMNLPLDLPAELAGQWAGKPMLVVEEHIAIGGLGQQLSAQLLSNGNAPSRFVSLTAQGYPSGRYGDQKYHQQQSGLDPANIAQQLNALTN, encoded by the coding sequence ATGCGTAATGAATTTGCAGCCGCCATTGAACGAATCGGGCGGGAAGATGAAAAAATCGTATTCCTGACCGGCGACCTGGGGTATAATGCCCTCGAAAGCGTTGCCAGCGCGTTGGGTCCCCGCTTCATCAACGCGGGTGTGGCCGAACAGAACATGGTCGGGATGGCAGCCGGACTGGCGTATCGGGGCTACAAGGTGTTTTGCTACAGCATTGCGCCCTTTGCCGTGTATCGTTGTCTGGAGCAGTTTCGCAACGATGCCTGCCTGCACAACATGCCCGTCTTCATCGTCGGTAACGGCGGAGGCTACGGCTATGGCATCATGGGCAGCACCCACCACGCCATCGAAGACCTGGCCTGCCTGAGCGGCTTGCAGAACGTGAAAACGTACATTCCTGCGTTTGCCGACGAAGTGCCGTCGATGCTCGATCAGATCGTGGCCGAAGCCGGACCGGCTTACCTACGGCTGGGCGTTGGCCCGAAGACGCCCGATGGAGCCGAGATCAGCGGCACGTTCAAACACGTCGTACACAGCACCGAGTCGAAAGGCACCATCGTTTCGCTGGGACCCGTGACGGCCAACGTCATGACGGCTTTGCAGGATAAATCGCTGGCGGGACAGTTCGACGTGTTTACGGCTATGAACCTGCCTCTCGATCTGCCCGCCGAGCTGGCTGGCCAATGGGCGGGCAAGCCGATGCTGGTGGTTGAAGAGCACATCGCCATCGGTGGGTTGGGGCAGCAGCTTTCGGCGCAGCTCCTGAGCAACGGCAACGCGCCCAGCCGGTTTGTGAGCCTGACGGCGCAGGGCTACCCCAGCGGCCGCTACGGCGACCAGAAATACCACCAGCAACAGTCCGGCCTCGACCCCGCCAACATTGCCCAGCAACTAAACGCCCTGACGAACTAA